A stretch of Garra rufa chromosome 11, GarRuf1.0, whole genome shotgun sequence DNA encodes these proteins:
- the rgma gene encoding repulsive guidance molecule A, which translates to MHSQRERRGALSRAGWMVMGKGAGPSALEVCQFVLLFLCLFPAATLQCKILKCNSEFWASTSSSGPEEEFCTALRAYNNCVRRTARTCRGDLAYHSAQHGIEDLMSQHNCSKEGPTTQPRARTPPPQVQPPPDVNIPSDKPELCHYERSLPRNAAPPNYTHCGFFGDPHLRTFNDDFQTCKVEGAWPLIHNKYLSVQVTNTPVVPGSSATATSKLTIIFKNFQECVDQKMYHAETDELPAAFADGSKNGGERHGANTLRIVEKVPGQHVEIQARYIGTTIVVRQVGRYLTFAVRMPEEVVNSVEDQDNQDLYLCLHGCPANQRIDFRSFRARAAESQALGRGRPGAPTHGFTYQSAMAKCKERLPVEDLYFQSCVFDLLSSGDINFTLAAYYAFEDVKMLHSNKDKYHLFEKDTIFNSALENLRFSVLIFISLVVVQLWTDLCSIRL; encoded by the exons ATGCATTCGCAAAG GGAGAGGAGAGGAGCGCTGTCCCGTGCTGGATGGATGGTTATGGGGAAAGGAGCAGGACCATCGGCGCTAGAAGTCTGCCAGTTCGTTCTTCTGTTTCTCTGTCTGTTTCCAGCAG CAACTCTGCAGTGTAAGATCCTCAAGTGTAACTCCGAGTTCTGGGCCTCCACCTCCAGCTCTGGCCCAGAAGAGGAGTTCTGCACCGCTTTGCGAGCGTATAACAACTGTGTCCGACGCACTGCCCGTACGTGCCGGGGTGACCTGGCATACCATTCAGCCCAACATGGTATAGAGGATCTTATGAGCCAACACAACTGCTCCAAAGAAGGGCCCACTACCCAGCCTCGTGCCCGCACACCCCCACCCCAGGTCCAGCCACCACCGGACGTCAACATTCCCTCTGACAAGCCAGAGCTGTGCCATTACGAGCGGAGTTTACCACGTAACGCTGCCCCTCCCAATTACACTCACTGCGGCTTTTTTGGGGACCCACATCTTCGCACATTCAACGATGACTTTCAAACCTGTAAAGTGGAGGGAGCCTGGCCACTGATTCACAATAAGTACCTGTCTGTGCAGGTTACGAACACTCCAGTTGTGCCTGGATCTTCTGCTACAGCTACTAGCAAG CTAACAATCATCTTCAAGAACTTCCAAGAATGTGTAGACCAGAAGATGTACCATGCAGAGACCGACGAGCTTCCAGCTGCATTTGCTGATGGTTCAAAGAACGGAGGTGAACGCCATGGAGCCAACACCCTACGTATAGTAGAGAAGGTGCCTGGACAACATGTGGAGATCCAGGCACGTTATATCGGCACCACTATTGTAGTTCGGCAGGTTGGCCGCTACCTAACCTTTGCGGTGCGTATGCCGGAGGAGGTTGTGAATTCGGTTGAGGACCAGGACAACCAGGATCTTTACCTCTGCCTACACGGTTGCCCCGCCAACCAGCGAATAGACTTCAGGAGCTTCAGAGCGCGGGCGGCAGAGAGCCAAGCCTTAGGCAGGGGACGGCCAGGCGCTCCTACTCATGGCTTCACATACCAGTCAGCCATGGCCAAATGCAAAGAACGTCTACCGGTTGAGGATTTGTATTTCCAATCCTGCGTTTTTGACCTGCTATCTTCTGGAGACATCAACTTCACCTTGGCAGCCTACTACGCCTTTGAGGATGTTAAAATGCTCCACTCCAACAAAGACAAGTATCACCTCTTTGAAAAGGATACAATATTCAACTCTGCCTTGGAAAATTTGCGTTTTAGTGTCCTGATCTTCATTAGCCTCGTTGTCGTACAGTTATGGACTGACTTATGTTCCATTCG